A window of the Vigna angularis cultivar LongXiaoDou No.4 chromosome 3, ASM1680809v1, whole genome shotgun sequence genome harbors these coding sequences:
- the LOC108325063 gene encoding cytochrome P450 94A2, translating to MESEILFCLLLLFATPLWFLATIVFKGKSPSSPPSSTPPAATTTGIPKVYPIIGSVPSIIANKHRRIHWTSDILHASPSSTFVLHRGFGSRHLFTANPSVVQHILKTNFPLYQKGPTFKCALDDFLGQGIFNADGPDWKLQRQISSHEFSTQSLRKFIETVVDVQLSDRLLPLLDNASRNKTIISDFQNTLQRFTLDNICKIACGFDPECFLRETPFTTAITDATIICSKRLHAAFPLIWKTKKVLNLGSEKRLKEAVSEVKDLARRIIREKKKELREKETLDSVDLLSRFLCSGHSDEEFVVDIILSFIIAGRDTTSGVLTWFFWLLSNHPHVEEKVLKEVTQKDTVYTHVCEEMKDMVYTHAALCETMRLYPPVPANSKEAIRDDLLPDGSLVKRGWRVTYHIYAMGRSEKIWGPDWAEFRPERWLTWEEVEGRWKFVAVDAFTYPVFQAGPRICLGKEMSFLQMKRIVAGILRRFKVVSDVAEPKYGGYFTSFMVGGFPVRIQNRN from the coding sequence ATGGAAtctgaaattttgttttgtttacttCTTCTGTTTGCAACTCCCCTTTGGTTCTTAGCCACAATAGTATTTAAAGGCAAATCACCATcctctcctccttcttccacgCCCCCCGCTGCCACCACCACCGGAATTCCCAAAGTCTATCCTATCATCGGTTCAGTGCCGTCCATCATAGCAAACAAGCATCGACGCATACACTGGACGTCCGACATACTCCATGCCTCCCCCTCCTCCACCTTCGTCCTCCACCGCGGCTTCGGCTCCCGCCATCTCTTCACAGCTAATCCTAGTGTAGTACAACACATTCTCAAGACCAACTTCCCACTCTACCAGAAGGGCCCAACCTTCAAATGCGCCCTTGACGATTTTCTCGGCCAGGGAATTTTCAACGCAGATGGCCCCGACTGGAAACTTCAACGCCAAATATCCAGCCATGAATTCAGCACTCAGAGCCTCCGCAAGTTCATCGAAACCGTCGTCGACGTGCAGCTCTCCGACCGCCTTCTGCCCCTTCTCGATAACGCATCCCGGAACAAAACCATCATCTCAGACTTCCAAAATACTCTCCAACGCTTCACCTTGGACAACATCTGCAAAATCGCTTGCGGCTTCGACCCGGAGTGCTTCCTCCGGGAAACCCCCTTCACCACCGCCATAACCGACGCCACAATAATCTGCAGTAAGAGACTACACGCGGCGTTCCCTCTGATATGGAAAACCAAAAAAGTCCTTAACCTAGGCTCGGAGAAGCGGCTGAAGGAAGCGGTGTCGGAAGTGAAGGATTTGGCAAGGAGAAtaataagagagaagaaaaaggagcTTCGGGAAAAGGAAACCCTAGATTCCGTGGATCTTTTGTCACGGTTTTTATGCTCAGGCCATTCGGACGAAGAGTTCGTTGTAGATATAATCCTCAGCTTTATCATCGCGGGGAGGGACACAACCTCAGGGGTGCTCACCTGGTTCTTCTGGCTCCTCTCGAACCACCCGCACGTGGAGGAGAAGGTTCTAAAGGAGGTGACGCAGAAAGACACGGTGTACACACACGTGTGTGaggaaatgaaagacatggtcTACACGCATGCGGCTTTGTGTGAGACCATGAGGCTTTACCCACCCGTTCCGGCGAATTCGAAAGAGGCCATACGCGATGATCTTTTACCCGATGGGAGTTTGGTGAAGAGAGGGTGGAGGGTGACGTATCATATTTACGCCATGGGGAGGTCGGAGAAGATTTGGGGGCCGGATTGGGCGGAGTTTCGGCCGGAGAGGTGGCTGACTTGGGAGGAGGTGGAAGGCAGGTGGAAGTTCGTGGCCGTGGATGCTTTTACTTATCCCGTGTTTCAGGCTGGTCCAAGGATCTGTTTGGGTAAGGAAATGTCGTTCTTGCAAATGAAACGAATTGTGGCCGGGATTTTGAGACGCTTTAAGGTGGTTTCCGACGTGGCGGAACCCAAGTACggtggctacttcacttctttcatggTGGGTGGCTTCCCCGTCAGAATTCAGAATCGTAAttaa